The following proteins are co-located in the Pomacea canaliculata isolate SZHN2017 linkage group LG8, ASM307304v1, whole genome shotgun sequence genome:
- the LOC112571046 gene encoding uncharacterized protein LOC112571046: protein MKTFLTIFIATLVCRVAEMSSLHPSQREDVMGKYSFMNRYQCERLCWYRKLCKTYTYIYNRTLATGGNCVLHAENISTNTTSGVSTDWVEREAFWDEALQDNGCRNRTCNDTQVCVPTFASPFYACLPLPAECQAPPRDDGVYSNVTLLQGQRTNFTCNPSLVWAPRHADKTVTCQVNGKYSELKGTCKNATYYSPSVPFNKPLPDVVAKEWEACFKGNFTGLQRMTFNFHDRKDASCDSSPPDGGNIYLCLDFRYDFDVTQKVLYFNALNNCSWSNRGEIGNLTLQPNDYFEMTLRILFNNTMQITYNNDTTQQVDLASDINLTNATYLEIVRNVSLSYVNLGRGCD, encoded by the exons ATGAAGACctttctgacaatttttattGCGACTCTCGTTTGTCGTGTCGCTGAAATGTCATCGCTGCATCCAAGTCAGAGAGAGGACGTGATGGGGAAGTATTCCTTCATGAATAGATATCAGTGTGAACGACTTTGTTGGTACCGGAAACTGTGTAAGACCTACACTTACATCTACAACAGGACCCTGGCCACTGGTGGTAACTGTGTTCTACACGCTGAAAACATCTCTACAAACACAACAAGCGGTGTTTCTACAGACTGGGTCGAAAGGGAAGCTTTCTGGGACGAAGCA CTTCAAGACAACGGTTGTCGCAACCGCACCTGTAATGATACCCAGGTGTGTGTGCCTACCTTTGCGTCGCCCTTCTACGCGTGTCTGCCTCTTCCTGCAG AATGTCAAGCGCCCCCTCGAGATGACGGTGTCTACAGCAATGTGACACTACTCCAGGGTCAAAGGACAAACTTCACGTGCAACCCGTCTCTGGTATGGGCTCCACGTCACGCCGACAAGACGGTCACGTGTCAAGTCAACGGCAAGTACAGCGAGCTGAAAGGGACGTGTAAAAACGCCACCTACTACTCACCG AGCGTGCCATTCAACAAGCCACTACCGGATGTCGTCGCAAAAGAGTGGGAGGCCTGCTTCAAGGGTAACTTCACCGGACTTCAAAG AATGACCTTCAACTTTCACGACAGAAAGGATGCTTCGTGTGATTCCAGTCCTCCTGATGGTGGTAACATTTACCTTTGTCTTGATTTTCGTTACGACTTTGATGTAACACAAAAAGTACTTTACTTCAACGCTCTAAATAACTGTTCCTGGTCCAATCGTGGTGAAATAGGAAATCTTACTCTACAACCCAACGACTACTTTGAAATGACTCTGAGAATCTTGTTCAACAACACAATGCAG ATTACCTACAACAATGACACAACCCAACAAGTCGACCTGGCGTCAGACATCAACTTGACAAACGCCACGTACTTGGAGATTGTACGTAATGTCAGTCTTTCCTACGTCAACCTCGGCAGAGGATGTGACTAG